A portion of the Blattabacterium clevelandi genome contains these proteins:
- a CDS encoding DedA family protein — MSDIWDFFQHLFNPRWIFFYFGNTALFILLAIVFAETGFFIGFFLPGDSLLFTAGIFGENLCKNFYNVPFFVIILIVACVAVLGNIQGYWLGYKSGNFLYKKKDSFFFKKKHLIIAKLFYNKYKTTALIMSRFLPILRTFAPIVAGAIRINFKKFMIYNIIGALAWTFSIMLAGHYLDKRFPELKNHLEWIILLIVLMTTLPILLKLKIRKKKKILL; from the coding sequence ATGTCAGATATTTGGGATTTTTTTCAGCATTTATTCAATCCTAGATGGATTTTTTTCTATTTTGGAAATACAGCTTTATTTATTCTTTTAGCCATTGTTTTTGCAGAAACAGGGTTTTTTATCGGTTTTTTTTTACCAGGAGATTCCTTATTATTCACTGCTGGAATATTCGGAGAAAATTTATGCAAAAATTTTTATAATGTTCCATTTTTCGTAATTATTTTAATTGTTGCATGTGTTGCTGTACTTGGTAATATACAAGGATATTGGCTTGGATATAAATCTGGAAATTTTTTGTATAAAAAGAAAGATTCCTTTTTTTTTAAGAAAAAACATCTTATCATAGCAAAATTATTTTATAATAAATATAAAACAACGGCACTTATCATGAGTCGTTTTCTTCCAATACTTCGTACTTTTGCCCCAATTGTAGCTGGGGCAATACGTATTAACTTTAAAAAATTTATGATTTATAATATTATTGGAGCTCTTGCTTGGACTTTTTCGATCATGTTAGCTGGGCATTACCTAGACAAAAGGTTCCCAGAATTAAAAAATCATCTGGAATGGATTATTTTGTTGATTGTTTTAATGACTACATTACCAATATTACTTAAATTAAAAATAAGAAAAAAGAAAAAAATACTTCTATAA
- a CDS encoding nucleoside deaminase, with translation MIIRDLDFMKIALEEALIAFHEKEVPIGVAITYKNIVIARAHNLTETLGDITAHAEMLGIHLASNYLGEKYIRECTLYVTIEPCIMCAGALFLSQIGRVVCGAKNYKIGFLYTGIKLHPKTKFLSGIMKNQCSHLLKKFFFLKRIHQF, from the coding sequence ATGATAATAAGAGATCTTGATTTTATGAAAATTGCTCTTGAAGAAGCTTTGATTGCTTTTCACGAAAAGGAAGTTCCTATAGGAGTTGCAATTACCTATAAAAATATAGTCATAGCTAGAGCTCATAATTTAACCGAAACTTTAGGTGATATCACCGCACATGCAGAAATGTTAGGGATTCACTTAGCATCTAATTATTTAGGGGAAAAATATATCCGAGAATGCACTTTATATGTAACTATCGAACCCTGTATTATGTGTGCAGGTGCCTTATTTTTATCTCAAATTGGGAGAGTAGTTTGTGGAGCAAAAAATTATAAAATAGGATTTTTATATACAGGGATAAAATTACATCCAAAAACAAAATTTTTATCTGGAATTATGAAAAATCAATGTAGTCATCTTCTAAAAAAATTTTTTTTCTTGAAAAGAATTCATCAATTTTAG
- the aroB gene encoding 3-dehydroquinate synthase, producing the protein MFCDNKKIIFFNEEAYQKLENYLLHHIDSIKNTFILVDYCTYIHCLPILFHHINCLEKSNIIQIKPGEKEKNIYTCIQIWKYLENFKATRNSLIINLGGGVITDIGGFIASVFKRGIRFINIPTTLLGMVDASIGYKTGINLESIKNEIGSFYCPEFLIIDPFFLKTLPEKEFISGMAEMFKHGLIADENFWIDMKKYQINKDQNKWKDLIYQSILIKNKIVEKDPKEKGLRKILNFGHTIGHALESYFLDSKKEKLLHGIAIAMGMIYESWISYKINGLSINDYQEIKSNLSRLYPIKKIYNSEFDQIFFIMEHDKKNDKNKIQFSLLKKIGICSYNCQVPYSLIKESFLQKK; encoded by the coding sequence ATGTTTTGTGATAATAAAAAAATTATATTTTTTAATGAAGAAGCTTATCAAAAATTAGAAAATTATCTACTTCATCATATTGATTCCATCAAAAATACATTTATTCTAGTAGATTATTGTACCTATATTCATTGTCTTCCAATTCTTTTCCATCATATAAATTGTTTAGAAAAATCTAACATTATTCAAATTAAACCAGGAGAAAAAGAAAAAAATATTTATACATGTATTCAAATATGGAAATATTTGGAAAATTTTAAGGCAACTAGAAATAGTTTAATTATTAATTTAGGAGGGGGAGTTATTACAGATATTGGTGGATTTATTGCCTCTGTGTTTAAAAGAGGAATTCGGTTTATTAATATTCCTACAACGTTATTAGGTATGGTAGATGCATCTATAGGATATAAAACTGGAATTAATTTAGAATCTATTAAAAATGAAATAGGTTCTTTCTATTGTCCAGAATTTTTAATCATTGATCCTTTTTTTTTAAAAACTCTTCCTGAAAAAGAATTTATTTCAGGAATGGCAGAGATGTTTAAACATGGGTTAATAGCAGATGAAAATTTTTGGATTGATATGAAAAAATACCAAATAAATAAGGATCAAAATAAATGGAAAGATTTAATCTATCAATCTATATTGATAAAAAATAAAATTGTAGAAAAAGATCCTAAAGAAAAAGGATTAAGGAAAATTCTTAATTTTGGACATACTATCGGTCATGCTTTAGAGAGTTATTTTCTAGATTCTAAAAAAGAAAAACTTTTACATGGTATAGCGATCGCTATGGGAATGATATATGAATCTTGGATTTCTTACAAAATAAATGGATTATCTATAAATGATTATCAAGAAATAAAATCGAATCTTTCTAGATTGTATCCAATTAAAAAAATATATAATTCAGAATTTGATCAAATTTTTTTTATTATGGAACATGATAAAAAAAATGATAAAAATAAAATTCAATTTTCTTTATTAAAAAAAATAGGAATTTGTTCTTACAACTGTCAAGTTCCTTATTCTTTAATCAAAGAAAGTTTTTTACAAAAAAAATAA
- a CDS encoding 50S ribosomal protein L25, whose protein sequence is MQYINIYGKKRNIGKKEIESIRSSGEVPCILYGKNINIPFSTSLESFKNLVYTSKIHWVNIQIEGKNINAVQKEIQFDPISEKILHADFWKIDKKKSIILEIPVKTFGRPIGVSKGGEYDSTIRKLKIKAIPSFFPEYIKLDISHLDIGEKITVKDIYPKGYTILHPKNTLIARVKHSRITATEEKKTDPISNKKESQEENKKKNIKK, encoded by the coding sequence ATGCAATATATAAATATATACGGAAAAAAACGAAATATAGGAAAAAAAGAGATTGAATCAATTCGATCTTCCGGAGAAGTTCCTTGTATTTTATATGGAAAAAATATTAACATTCCATTTTCTACTTCATTAGAAAGTTTCAAAAATTTAGTATATACATCAAAAATACATTGGGTTAACATTCAAATAGAAGGAAAAAATATAAATGCAGTTCAAAAAGAAATTCAATTCGATCCTATTAGTGAAAAAATATTGCATGCTGATTTTTGGAAAATTGATAAAAAAAAATCTATTATATTAGAAATTCCTGTAAAAACTTTTGGAAGACCTATTGGGGTTTCTAAAGGAGGAGAATATGATTCTACGATTAGAAAATTAAAAATAAAAGCTATTCCTTCTTTTTTTCCAGAATATATAAAATTGGATATTAGCCATTTAGATATAGGAGAAAAAATTACAGTGAAAGATATATATCCAAAAGGATATACCATTTTACATCCTAAAAATACTCTTATAGCTAGAGTAAAACACTCTCGTATTACTGCTACTGAAGAAAAAAAAACGGATCCTATCAGTAATAAAAAAGAATCTCAAGAAGAAAATAAAAAAAAGAATATAAAGAAATAA